A window of Pusillimonas sp. T7-7 contains these coding sequences:
- a CDS encoding ABC transporter substrate-binding protein has translation MLAEAAVLASLRSSFSLLSALLVLLLAACSPSPVNSPYEQAQLSENVLYTAFTQRSPKYLDPASSYSADETPFTYSIYEPLYGYHYLARPYKLIPRAAAAIDPPVYLDAEGNRLPDDVPGAQVATSVYDVRIKLGILFQPHPAFARDASGDYIYWPLSPEDVQGKFSITDFEHTGTRELTADDYVYAFRRLASPRVVSPIYGVMASHIVGLREYGDRLKQAEQALRERSDDEAQRNWLDLRQTGFDGVQAIDEHTLRIKVKGKYPQFKYWLAMTFTAPIPWEADRFYHQPGMAEHNLSFNTWPVGTGPYMMAESIVNRRHVLQRNPNFRGEPYPCQGEAEDRAAGLLDDCGKLTPFVDRVVFSLEKESVPLMGKFLQGYYDLPQVDRGEYGVAMRVAAGDSAEKAALYEDHGLVLRSSTEAQQYYLGFNWLDPVVGLGDTPEQQEKNRKLRQAISIAFDWEQYVSIFLNDEGQVAHGPVPPGVLGYEELPAGYNSQVYTLRDGRVARRPLEDAKRLLAEAGYPDGRDAKTGKPLILHYDSAGGMGSSATLDWMRRQLAAINVQLEVRATDYNRFQDKMRNGSAQMYMWGWVADYPDAENFLFLLYGPNAKADNGGENASNYKNPEYDRLFEQMRFLDDGPEKEALVRKMVDIVQHDAPWMFGYFPKSGGAYQAWVGNAKPTQMVRNTLQYYRIDSELRAQKIKAWNVPLWWPLWVVGALLVLAVGLAWRMARARDQATALSQAESVRRP, from the coding sequence CTGCTGAGCGCACTTCTGGTGCTGCTGTTGGCGGCATGCTCGCCCAGTCCGGTCAACAGTCCTTATGAGCAGGCACAGCTGTCGGAAAACGTTCTGTATACGGCTTTCACACAGCGCTCACCCAAGTATCTGGACCCGGCAAGTTCCTATTCTGCCGACGAAACGCCTTTTACCTATTCCATTTACGAGCCGCTGTATGGATACCACTATCTGGCCCGGCCCTACAAACTGATACCCAGGGCGGCAGCAGCCATCGATCCGCCTGTTTATTTGGATGCCGAAGGCAATCGCTTGCCGGACGATGTGCCGGGCGCACAAGTTGCGACCAGTGTGTACGATGTGCGCATCAAGCTCGGTATCTTGTTTCAGCCTCATCCGGCCTTTGCCCGCGACGCTTCGGGCGACTATATCTACTGGCCGTTGTCGCCGGAGGACGTGCAGGGCAAGTTCAGCATCACTGACTTCGAGCATACCGGCACCCGTGAATTGACCGCTGACGATTATGTCTATGCCTTCCGCCGTCTCGCCAGTCCTCGCGTGGTGTCTCCCATATACGGCGTGATGGCCTCGCACATTGTCGGCCTGCGCGAGTATGGCGATCGCTTGAAGCAAGCCGAACAGGCGCTGCGCGAACGGTCGGATGACGAAGCTCAACGTAACTGGCTTGATTTGCGGCAGACAGGCTTCGACGGGGTCCAGGCGATTGATGAACACACCTTGCGCATCAAGGTCAAGGGCAAGTACCCGCAGTTCAAGTATTGGCTGGCCATGACTTTCACGGCGCCCATTCCCTGGGAGGCAGACCGCTTCTATCACCAGCCCGGCATGGCCGAGCATAACTTGTCGTTCAATACCTGGCCGGTGGGAACAGGCCCCTACATGATGGCCGAGTCCATTGTCAATCGTCGCCACGTGTTGCAGCGCAACCCCAATTTCCGCGGCGAACCCTATCCATGCCAGGGCGAAGCTGAGGATAGGGCGGCAGGCCTGCTGGACGATTGCGGCAAGCTCACGCCATTCGTTGACCGTGTCGTATTTTCCCTGGAAAAGGAAAGCGTGCCCTTAATGGGCAAGTTTCTCCAGGGCTATTACGATCTGCCTCAGGTGGACCGTGGCGAGTACGGCGTGGCCATGAGGGTGGCAGCAGGCGACTCTGCCGAAAAAGCAGCGCTCTATGAAGATCATGGCCTGGTGTTGCGCAGTTCTACCGAGGCGCAACAGTATTACCTGGGCTTCAACTGGCTGGATCCTGTCGTGGGTTTGGGCGACACGCCCGAGCAACAAGAAAAAAACCGCAAGCTCAGGCAGGCCATCAGCATTGCCTTCGACTGGGAGCAGTATGTTTCCATCTTCCTGAACGACGAAGGCCAGGTGGCGCACGGGCCTGTACCGCCGGGCGTGCTGGGGTATGAGGAACTGCCGGCGGGCTATAACAGCCAAGTCTATACGCTGCGCGATGGCCGTGTTGCGCGGCGACCTCTGGAAGACGCCAAACGGCTGCTTGCCGAAGCGGGTTATCCCGATGGCCGGGATGCGAAAACAGGCAAACCGCTCATCCTGCATTATGATTCTGCCGGAGGCATGGGCTCCAGCGCGACGCTCGACTGGATGCGCAGGCAGCTGGCTGCCATTAATGTCCAGCTTGAGGTACGGGCTACCGACTACAACCGTTTCCAGGACAAGATGCGCAACGGTAGCGCGCAAATGTATATGTGGGGCTGGGTTGCTGATTATCCCGATGCCGAGAACTTTCTGTTTCTGCTGTATGGCCCCAATGCCAAGGCGGACAACGGCGGTGAAAATGCATCGAACTACAAAAATCCAGAATATGACCGTCTGTTTGAACAAATGCGTTTCCTCGATGACGGACCTGAAAAAGAAGCCTTGGTGCGCAAAATGGTCGACATTGTCCAGCACGATGCGCCCTGGATGTTCGGCTATTTCCCCAAGTCGGGCGGCGCCTACCAAGCCTGGGTGGGTAATGCCAAGCCTACACAAATGGTGCGCAATACCCTGCAGTATTACCGCATTGACTCCGAACTGCGTGCGCAGAAGATCAAGGCCTGGAATGTTCCGCTTTGGTGGCCCTTATGGGTAGTGGGGGCGCTGCTGGTGTTGGCTGTGGGCCTGGCCTGGCGCATGGCACGCGCCCGTGATCAGGCTACGGCATTGAGCCAGGCTGAATCCGTGAGGCGACCATGA
- a CDS encoding ABC transporter permease, whose translation MIRYILRRLLYGVLILIGVNLLTFVLFFAVNTPDDMARLSIGGQRVSESAIERWKTERGYDKPLFVNTEASGAAQWTDTIFFTRSVPLLRFDFGFSDEGRDIGYEISQRMGPSLALALPTFVMGLFACIAFALLLVFFKGTRLDFAGVVVCVVLLSISGLFYIIAGQWLFAKILRWVPYSGFIDGWESLRFLVLPVFVSIISGLGAQSRFYRTLFLEEAGKDYVRTARAKGLSERLVLFRHILRNAMLPILTGTVSAIPLLFMGSLISESFFGIPGLGSYTIDAINAQDFSIVRAMVFLGSALYIVGLILADISYTLADPRIRFE comes from the coding sequence ATGATCCGCTACATTCTTCGTCGGCTGCTTTATGGCGTCTTGATACTGATAGGCGTGAATCTGCTGACTTTTGTCCTGTTTTTTGCCGTCAATACGCCCGACGACATGGCTCGTCTATCCATAGGCGGGCAGCGTGTGAGTGAAAGCGCCATTGAACGCTGGAAAACTGAAAGAGGCTACGATAAGCCGCTGTTCGTCAATACCGAGGCGAGTGGCGCTGCCCAATGGACTGACACCATATTCTTCACTCGTTCAGTCCCTTTGTTGCGTTTCGACTTTGGGTTTTCGGACGAAGGCCGCGATATAGGCTATGAAATCAGTCAGCGCATGGGCCCCAGTCTGGCGCTGGCCTTGCCGACATTCGTCATGGGTTTGTTCGCCTGCATTGCCTTTGCGCTGTTGCTGGTTTTTTTCAAGGGCACGCGGCTCGATTTTGCGGGGGTGGTTGTTTGCGTGGTGCTGCTGTCCATCTCGGGCTTGTTCTACATCATTGCCGGCCAATGGCTTTTCGCAAAAATACTGCGATGGGTGCCTTATTCGGGGTTTATTGATGGCTGGGAAAGCCTGCGCTTTCTCGTCCTTCCGGTATTTGTCAGCATCATTTCCGGCCTGGGTGCGCAATCGCGATTTTACCGCACATTGTTTCTGGAAGAGGCGGGCAAAGACTATGTGCGTACTGCTCGTGCCAAAGGCTTGTCTGAACGTCTGGTGCTGTTCAGGCATATTCTGCGCAACGCCATGCTGCCCATCCTTACCGGAACCGTATCGGCCATACCATTGCTGTTCATGGGCAGCCTGATCTCTGAATCCTTTTTCGGCATTCCAGGTCTGGGCAGCTACACCATCGACGCCATCAATGCGCAGGACTTTTCCATTGTGCGGGCCATGGTGTTTCTCGGGTCGGCCTTGTATATCGTCGGTCTGATCCTGGCTGATATTTCATACACCCTTGCTGATCCACGGATCCGATTCGAGTAA
- a CDS encoding ABC transporter permease, with the protein MPKFVFLWTDIFVLLLVLAVMVYVFRASRSPSARSAWRSVGQTPSAMCAAVVLAFFVLLGVLDSVHYRPLLPPVANSAAAAQAGPVYSPVLRSALDDLLSLTQLAQRENTYSAPLAIRQFTKETEIIDGQPVRDFPRLKHAGLLLQDEADHKADVSRRGAQGVVVGLVLSLLAAVMLTALQARQEGGLGRAWRAWWRCESGVPWRPMWVTLSIIFLLASTALSIGADYHVLGTDRTGNDVLWQCLKSVRTALVIGTLTTIAMLPPALMFGIAAGYFKGRVDDIIQYIYTTLTSIPGVLLIAACVMMMQVYIDNNPGLFDTVAARADLRLFLLCLILGLTGWAGLCRLLRAETLKLRELEYVQAARAFGIGHGRIMRRHLLPNLMHIVLITLVLEFSSLVLYEAVLSYLGIGVDPSTPSFGTMIDAARLEMSRDPMIWWNLLGAFVFLLALVLSANIFADAVQDAFDPRMRRFRPQRPRAIQEVRP; encoded by the coding sequence ATGCCAAAATTCGTCTTCCTCTGGACTGATATTTTTGTTTTGCTGCTGGTGCTGGCAGTGATGGTTTATGTATTCCGTGCCAGCCGCAGTCCTTCTGCGAGATCGGCCTGGCGCAGCGTGGGCCAGACACCCTCGGCCATGTGTGCGGCAGTGGTGCTGGCCTTTTTTGTATTGCTGGGCGTGCTTGATTCAGTACATTACCGCCCCTTGTTGCCGCCTGTTGCGAACAGTGCCGCGGCAGCGCAAGCAGGGCCGGTCTATTCGCCGGTACTGCGTTCGGCGCTTGATGACCTTTTGTCTTTGACGCAATTGGCCCAGCGCGAAAATACCTATTCCGCGCCGTTGGCAATACGCCAGTTCACCAAAGAAACCGAAATCATCGATGGGCAGCCAGTCAGGGATTTTCCGCGGCTGAAACATGCCGGTTTGCTGCTGCAGGATGAAGCCGATCACAAGGCTGATGTGTCCCGTCGCGGTGCGCAAGGTGTGGTCGTGGGCTTGGTGCTTTCTTTGCTGGCCGCCGTCATGCTGACTGCGTTGCAGGCCAGGCAGGAGGGTGGCCTTGGCCGGGCCTGGAGGGCGTGGTGGCGCTGCGAATCCGGCGTCCCGTGGCGGCCAATGTGGGTCACGCTGAGCATTATTTTTCTGCTGGCATCCACCGCGCTGTCGATAGGGGCCGACTACCATGTGCTGGGCACCGACCGGACCGGCAATGACGTCTTGTGGCAGTGCCTGAAAAGCGTGCGCACGGCGCTGGTGATTGGTACGTTGACCACGATTGCCATGCTGCCGCCGGCGCTTATGTTTGGCATTGCCGCAGGCTATTTCAAAGGTCGTGTCGATGACATCATTCAGTACATTTACACCACGCTTACCTCCATACCGGGCGTGCTGCTTATTGCGGCCTGCGTGATGATGATGCAGGTTTATATCGACAACAATCCCGGGCTGTTCGATACCGTGGCGGCCAGGGCTGACCTGCGTCTGTTTTTGCTGTGTCTGATCCTGGGGCTGACCGGCTGGGCCGGCTTGTGCCGCTTGCTGCGGGCCGAAACCTTGAAGCTGCGTGAACTGGAATATGTTCAGGCAGCGCGTGCTTTTGGCATTGGGCATGGCCGCATCATGCGCCGCCACCTCCTGCCTAACTTAATGCATATCGTGCTGATTACGCTGGTGCTGGAGTTTTCCAGCCTGGTGCTGTACGAGGCAGTGCTGTCTTACCTGGGCATAGGCGTGGATCCCAGCACGCCTTCATTTGGCACCATGATCGATGCAGCCCGCCTGGAAATGTCGCGCGACCCCATGATCTGGTGGAATTTGCTGGGCGCCTTCGTATTCTTGCTGGCGCTGGTGTTGTCGGCCAATATATTCGCCGATGCCGTGCAAGATGCCTTTGACCCCCGTATGCGCCGATTCAGGCCGCAGCGTCCGCGTGCTATTCAGGAAGTTCGCCCGTGA
- a CDS encoding ABC transporter ATP-binding protein — protein MNQSAISSSAYAPDGGQPVLSVHDLSVQIASDAGTVQAVKSLRLAIEHGQTFALVGESGCGKSMTALALLRLLPEAGRIASGSIKLGQTELNSLSEQGMRKVRGGQIGIIFQEPSTSLNPVLTIGQQLFETLRAHTSYRGKALKARASWWLARVGIPEADKRLNDYPFQFSGGQKQRIMIAIALAAEPRLLIADEPTTALDVTVQAQILNLLADIQKEMGLAIMLITHDLAVVKNVADYVALMRSGEIVETVDAASFFASPRHPYARELLAAIPTFAKRGQALSAGNQHASAAAAARPSVADSIHQAGQGAPPSGQSLLTVQNLSVAYRNKQGWWQRGGSAVSIVKDVSFELRAGQTLALLGESGCGKTTTAKALLRLLDKTAVVGGKASLNGASLLDARGRRLQHLRQSIQIVFQDPYASLDPRMLVGEILDEGIAALRPDRSRQQRLGQVQELLDRVGLPSNTASRYPHEFSGGQRQRVAIARALAVEPAVLVCDEPTSALDVSVQAQILDLLKDLQAEFNIAYLFITHNFGVVEYLSDHIAIMHEGKIIESGTTEAVLTLPSHAETARLLAAVPRL, from the coding sequence GTGAATCAGTCCGCAATATCAAGCTCAGCCTATGCACCCGACGGCGGGCAACCCGTGTTGTCGGTTCATGATCTTTCAGTGCAGATCGCCAGCGATGCCGGTACCGTACAGGCCGTCAAGTCGCTGAGGCTTGCCATTGAGCACGGGCAGACTTTTGCGTTGGTAGGCGAGTCCGGTTGCGGTAAAAGCATGACTGCCCTGGCTTTGCTGCGCCTGCTGCCCGAGGCGGGCCGGATTGCCTCAGGCAGCATCAAGCTTGGGCAAACAGAGCTTAACAGCCTGTCGGAGCAGGGCATGCGCAAGGTGCGCGGAGGGCAGATAGGTATCATATTCCAGGAGCCGTCCACCAGCTTGAATCCGGTGCTGACGATAGGTCAGCAATTGTTCGAAACCTTGCGCGCGCATACCTCTTACCGGGGCAAAGCGTTGAAAGCACGTGCTTCCTGGTGGCTGGCACGGGTGGGTATTCCCGAGGCTGACAAGCGCTTGAATGATTACCCCTTCCAGTTTTCTGGCGGCCAGAAGCAGCGCATCATGATCGCCATTGCCCTGGCGGCTGAGCCACGGCTGCTGATTGCCGATGAACCCACGACGGCATTGGATGTGACCGTGCAGGCGCAGATTCTGAATCTGCTGGCCGACATCCAGAAAGAAATGGGCTTGGCCATTATGCTGATCACCCATGATTTGGCTGTGGTCAAGAATGTGGCCGACTACGTAGCGCTAATGCGCTCAGGCGAAATTGTGGAAACCGTTGATGCGGCCAGTTTTTTTGCTTCACCGCGCCATCCCTATGCACGCGAGTTGTTGGCGGCCATCCCTACCTTCGCCAAGCGTGGGCAGGCGCTGTCGGCCGGCAATCAGCATGCGTCTGCGGCTGCTGCGGCCCGGCCATCCGTCGCGGACAGCATCCATCAGGCGGGGCAGGGTGCTCCACCAAGCGGGCAGTCACTGCTGACGGTGCAGAACTTGTCGGTGGCCTACCGCAACAAGCAAGGCTGGTGGCAGCGTGGCGGTTCCGCCGTCAGCATAGTGAAGGACGTCAGCTTTGAGCTGCGGGCCGGACAAACGCTGGCTTTGTTGGGCGAATCGGGTTGCGGCAAGACGACTACGGCCAAAGCCTTGCTGCGTTTACTGGACAAGACAGCGGTGGTGGGCGGTAAGGCCAGTCTGAATGGCGCAAGCCTGCTTGATGCACGAGGCAGGCGCTTGCAGCATTTGCGCCAGTCCATACAAATCGTTTTCCAGGATCCTTATGCCTCGCTGGATCCTCGCATGCTGGTGGGAGAAATATTGGATGAAGGCATAGCGGCCCTGCGCCCAGACCGTTCGCGCCAGCAGCGTTTGGGTCAGGTGCAAGAGCTGCTTGATCGCGTCGGTTTGCCCAGCAATACAGCCAGCCGCTATCCGCATGAGTTCTCGGGGGGGCAGCGCCAGCGGGTGGCAATTGCACGCGCACTGGCGGTAGAACCTGCCGTATTGGTCTGCGACGAGCCGACGTCGGCGCTGGATGTATCGGTGCAGGCGCAGATCCTCGATTTGCTGAAGGATTTGCAGGCTGAGTTCAATATTGCCTATCTATTCATCACCCATAATTTTGGCGTGGTGGAATATCTGTCAGACCACATTGCCATCATGCACGAAGGCAAAATTATCGAGTCCGGCACCACCGAGGCTGTTTTGACGTTACCGTCTCATGCAGAGACCGCCCGCTTGTTGGCGGCCGTTCCCCGTCTGTAG
- a CDS encoding DUF1178 family protein, translating to MSLKVFDLQCDQDHVFEGWFSSADNYESQQSRGLLNCPVCNSHQISKKLSAPRLNVSHIKGAAEPVTGASGAVAAPSASQVAQLQAQVLRHVRQIIRNTEDVGVRFAEEVRSMHDGETEERAIRGVATSEEREELAKDGINVMPIPDFLDDERLQ from the coding sequence ATGTCATTAAAAGTTTTCGATCTTCAGTGCGATCAGGACCACGTCTTTGAAGGCTGGTTCAGCTCTGCTGACAACTACGAATCGCAACAATCCCGCGGCTTGCTCAATTGCCCTGTGTGCAATAGCCACCAGATCAGTAAAAAGCTCTCGGCGCCCCGGTTGAATGTCAGCCATATCAAAGGGGCGGCTGAGCCGGTTACCGGTGCCAGTGGCGCTGTGGCGGCGCCCAGTGCTAGCCAGGTGGCGCAGTTGCAAGCCCAGGTTCTGCGTCATGTTCGTCAGATCATACGCAATACCGAAGATGTGGGCGTGCGTTTCGCCGAGGAAGTGCGCAGCATGCACGACGGCGAAACCGAAGAGCGCGCCATACGCGGCGTTGCTACATCAGAAGAACGTGAAGAGCTTGCCAAGGATGGCATCAACGTCATGCCCATACCTGACTTTTTGGACGACGAGCGCCTGCAATGA
- the efp gene encoding elongation factor P — protein MKTAQELRVGNVVMVGSDPLVVQKAEYNKSGRNSAVVKLKFKNLLTGSGSESVSKADEKFEIVVLENKECTYSYFADPMYVFMDEEYNQYEVEAESMGDALDYLEEGMTVEVVFYDGRAISVSLPTIVVREITYTEPAVKGDTSGKVLKPAKTNTGMEVAVPLFCNIGDKIEIDTRTGEYRSRVM, from the coding sequence ATGAAAACCGCACAAGAACTGCGCGTTGGCAACGTCGTGATGGTCGGCAGCGACCCACTCGTCGTACAGAAAGCCGAATACAATAAATCAGGCCGCAACTCGGCTGTCGTCAAGCTGAAATTCAAGAATCTGCTGACAGGCTCAGGAAGCGAGTCGGTTTCCAAGGCTGACGAAAAATTCGAAATCGTCGTATTGGAAAACAAAGAGTGCACCTACTCGTACTTTGCCGATCCCATGTATGTATTCATGGACGAAGAGTACAACCAGTACGAAGTCGAAGCTGAAAGCATGGGCGACGCACTGGACTACCTTGAAGAAGGCATGACCGTAGAAGTCGTGTTCTACGACGGCCGCGCCATCTCGGTTTCTTTGCCCACGATTGTCGTGCGCGAAATCACTTACACCGAGCCTGCTGTCAAGGGCGACACATCCGGCAAAGTGCTCAAACCCGCCAAGACCAACACGGGCATGGAAGTCGCCGTACCGCTGTTCTGCAACATCGGTGACAAAATCGAGATCGATACCCGCACTGGTGAATACCGCAGCCGGGTGATGTAA
- a CDS encoding pirin family protein → MLKKVLGIYEAPRPHWVGDGFPVRSLFSYGDHGKALSPFLLLDHAGPQAFAPTTNRRGVGTHPHRGFETVTIVYEGEVAHRDSTGAGGTIGPGDVQWMTAASGILHEEFHSDAFARQGGPLEMVQLWVNLPAKQKMAAPGYQTLLNRDIPSVALSDEAGHLRVIAGEYGSIRGPAQTFTPINVWDVRLKAASTATLTARPGHTLALIVLHGTVLVNGQDVAREGQLVHMERTGDTVLLEANNDVILLWLSGEPIDEPVVGHGPFVMNTEAEIMQAYADFHSGQFGHISPIERGPDEVAAHH, encoded by the coding sequence ATGCTCAAAAAGGTTTTAGGTATTTACGAAGCCCCGCGCCCACACTGGGTCGGCGATGGATTTCCGGTACGTTCTTTGTTCAGCTATGGAGATCACGGCAAGGCATTGAGCCCCTTCCTGTTGTTGGATCATGCCGGGCCTCAAGCCTTTGCTCCCACCACTAACCGGCGCGGTGTGGGTACGCACCCCCATCGCGGGTTCGAAACCGTGACGATCGTCTACGAAGGCGAAGTCGCCCATCGCGACTCCACCGGCGCCGGCGGCACTATCGGCCCGGGCGACGTTCAATGGATGACGGCGGCGTCCGGCATTCTGCACGAGGAGTTTCATTCCGACGCATTCGCTCGCCAGGGCGGACCGCTGGAGATGGTGCAGTTGTGGGTAAACCTGCCGGCCAAGCAGAAAATGGCCGCCCCAGGCTACCAGACGCTCCTGAACCGCGACATTCCGTCCGTGGCGCTATCCGATGAGGCAGGCCATTTACGTGTGATTGCGGGCGAATACGGCTCGATCCGTGGTCCGGCGCAAACCTTCACGCCCATCAATGTATGGGATGTACGCCTGAAGGCCGCGTCCACCGCTACGCTGACGGCCCGCCCAGGCCATACGCTGGCATTGATCGTGCTACATGGCACCGTACTTGTAAACGGGCAGGATGTAGCACGCGAAGGCCAACTGGTGCACATGGAACGCACCGGAGACACCGTGCTCCTGGAAGCCAACAATGATGTCATCCTGCTGTGGCTGTCCGGCGAACCGATTGACGAGCCGGTGGTCGGCCATGGCCCTTTTGTCATGAACACCGAGGCGGAAATCATGCAAGCATACGCCGATTTCCATAGCGGCCAGTTTGGCCATATTTCACCGATCGAGCGCGGCCCGGACGAAGTCGCAGCACACCATTGA
- the earP gene encoding elongation factor P maturation arginine rhamnosyltransferase EarP produces the protein MDRFGFDIFCKVVDNFGDIGVCWRLARQLARTSGVKAVRLWVDDLHSFARIEPRLGSRVNPEPLEGVEFVHWTSSTPDLAPHEVVVEAFACDPPASFIERMIKQDSLWINLEYLSAESWVESCHALPSLQANGLCKAFFFPGFTPATGGLLREPELLSDRNAWLAEPSRRERLLRDIGLPETHIAALLKGARQILLFAYPQAPAAGLLQALANAATPSVILAPAGVCPGLARGQHGAVYVHDMPFVDQTDFDRLLWSSDLNCVRGEDSLVRALWAGKPLLWHIYPQDDNAHMVKLEAWLALSPFEPLIVGLMKAWNQGDSAACGSLLEYALAPAGWADWEAASASWSRQLTQLPELAEALMDFCLRRRRS, from the coding sequence ATGGATCGGTTCGGCTTTGATATTTTCTGCAAGGTAGTCGATAACTTCGGCGATATCGGCGTGTGCTGGCGCCTGGCCCGACAGCTGGCCCGCACATCCGGCGTCAAGGCTGTCCGTCTTTGGGTAGATGACCTGCATAGCTTTGCACGCATCGAACCGCGGCTGGGTTCCAGAGTAAACCCCGAGCCCCTGGAAGGCGTCGAATTCGTGCACTGGACATCCTCCACACCCGATCTGGCGCCCCATGAAGTCGTCGTAGAGGCCTTCGCCTGCGATCCTCCTGCCAGCTTCATCGAGCGCATGATCAAGCAAGACAGCCTCTGGATCAATCTGGAGTACTTGAGCGCCGAGTCTTGGGTTGAATCCTGCCACGCCTTGCCCTCACTGCAGGCCAACGGCCTATGCAAAGCCTTCTTCTTTCCAGGCTTCACGCCAGCCACCGGCGGGCTGCTACGGGAACCCGAGCTGCTGTCTGACCGGAATGCGTGGCTGGCGGAACCTTCACGACGCGAACGCCTTCTACGCGACATCGGCCTGCCGGAAACCCACATTGCAGCACTGCTCAAAGGTGCAAGGCAGATCCTATTATTCGCTTACCCGCAAGCGCCAGCCGCCGGCTTGCTGCAAGCCTTGGCAAACGCAGCAACGCCGTCTGTCATCCTGGCGCCTGCGGGGGTGTGTCCCGGGCTGGCCCGGGGGCAGCACGGCGCGGTCTATGTCCACGACATGCCCTTTGTTGACCAAACTGATTTTGACCGCTTGCTCTGGAGCAGCGACCTGAACTGCGTACGCGGCGAAGACTCTCTGGTGCGCGCACTATGGGCTGGCAAGCCTCTGCTTTGGCATATTTACCCGCAGGACGACAACGCACACATGGTAAAGCTTGAAGCATGGCTTGCCCTATCGCCCTTCGAGCCATTGATCGTCGGCTTGATGAAGGCCTGGAACCAAGGTGATTCCGCGGCATGCGGCAGCTTGTTGGAGTACGCCCTGGCGCCAGCGGGCTGGGCTGACTGGGAGGCTGCCAGTGCGTCCTGGAGTCGACAGCTGACGCAATTGCCGGAGCTCGCCGAGGCTTTGATGGATTTTTGTCTCCGACGAAGAAGGTCGTGA
- a CDS encoding DUF2863 family protein: protein MPATTLPRLSRDAQRLLTLTEALTRSGSRLEDIYWEGLLAVQLNKILLAKKNKTVETALDHLLATDVNAYEILVEQAETLSESTSLTHEGVEYDALLFSAPLVAWTRYQLPQGELTAEQITALVTQMQASVVAPDAHLAIVPRLINFDQMPQTFQETRSWIQHLAQQALLITNEAHPIKLPGELESLLADARFLVGVIVVPKGQALFRWQTKQDANTFISRQQCHEAWAENSAAILAPLFTGCHVEFLQPDAYYVNSREADRRIRPLALKAAVTWLQTAAQLVGGELRAVIAGCGDSGIEEYRIGFSTRQGNEVIYGCIWPVLSKEEAASESMEAGHIDVPDEIAALLKEMGVSDIRRLPGVYTPEFCDDCGAPYFPNAIGEMLHPELPEETDLTPIHFH, encoded by the coding sequence ATGCCTGCTACTACGCTGCCCCGTTTGTCCCGCGATGCGCAACGCCTCCTGACCCTGACGGAAGCACTGACTCGCTCCGGAAGCCGGCTGGAAGACATTTACTGGGAAGGCCTATTGGCCGTTCAATTAAATAAAATCCTGCTGGCCAAAAAGAACAAGACAGTCGAAACCGCGCTGGACCATCTGCTTGCCACCGATGTCAACGCCTACGAAATACTGGTCGAGCAAGCCGAAACGCTGTCAGAGTCCACCAGCCTGACTCATGAGGGTGTCGAGTACGATGCCCTGCTGTTTTCAGCGCCCCTGGTCGCCTGGACCCGTTATCAGCTTCCACAGGGCGAGCTCACTGCCGAGCAGATCACTGCCCTGGTCACCCAGATGCAAGCCAGCGTGGTGGCGCCAGATGCTCACCTGGCCATCGTCCCTCGTCTGATCAATTTCGATCAAATGCCGCAAACCTTTCAGGAAACCCGCTCCTGGATACAGCATTTGGCACAACAGGCATTGCTCATTACCAATGAAGCGCACCCAATCAAATTGCCGGGCGAGCTTGAAAGCCTGCTGGCCGACGCACGCTTTCTGGTCGGTGTCATCGTCGTGCCCAAAGGCCAAGCCCTGTTTCGCTGGCAAACCAAGCAAGACGCCAATACATTTATCTCTCGTCAGCAATGCCACGAGGCCTGGGCGGAAAACAGCGCAGCCATTCTGGCGCCGCTTTTTACAGGATGTCATGTCGAGTTCCTGCAGCCCGATGCCTATTACGTCAACAGCCGCGAGGCAGACCGGCGCATACGTCCGCTGGCCCTGAAGGCAGCAGTAACCTGGCTGCAAACTGCAGCACAATTGGTTGGCGGCGAACTACGCGCAGTCATTGCTGGATGCGGAGACAGTGGCATCGAAGAATATCGCATCGGCTTCAGCACACGCCAGGGCAACGAAGTGATCTATGGCTGCATCTGGCCTGTGCTCAGCAAGGAAGAGGCCGCATCCGAAAGCATGGAAGCCGGTCATATCGATGTACCCGACGAGATCGCGGCACTGCTCAAGGAAATGGGCGTTTCAGACATTCGCCGCCTGCCGGGCGTTTACACTCCTGAATTCTGCGACGACTGCGGCGCTCCGTATTTCCCCAACGCCATAGGCGAAATGCTGCACCCCGAGCTGCCTGAAGAAACCGACCTGACCCCGATTCACTTTCATTGA